A genomic region of Caulobacter vibrioides contains the following coding sequences:
- a CDS encoding serine hydrolase domain-containing protein: MAIIAAFVVSASAAEATTPTHVRQLDALLGATTRPDGPGAEILIMRGDTVVYDQARGLANVELGVPLEPRAMFRIASITKTFTAAAIVKLEQDGRLSLEDPLSKYVPEIPGGDKITLKTLLEHRSGIADIVHQLPAVGADGVLSTAEAVAAIAPLAPKFAPGARFAYSNSGYILLGAVIEKVTGKSWHDAVLSLTVPADLATGVVYGDARRLIPKRVNGYIDDHGVATNASAIDSSIPAAAGGLIANAPALGRWMRALCQGRIVSAQDFARMRAPGGPDTTGPYGLGLYLWKARGQDLPGHSGQIDGFTSAAACLPDSDVTIVILANNENFDARGNLLRTAAIMLDEPYVVPPAVTPTPADIEALSGTFVSPTGDVRTIFAKDGRLYSQRGARDPAPMQMSATRVLRFDPDALAYFIPQQDREGRVTALDFYRDGEGPPARYARSTTPAEPDGAAR, translated from the coding sequence TTGGCGATTATCGCGGCTTTTGTCGTATCGGCCTCGGCCGCCGAGGCGACGACGCCCACCCACGTCCGGCAACTGGACGCTCTTCTCGGCGCCACGACGCGGCCCGATGGGCCCGGCGCGGAAATCCTGATCATGCGCGGCGACACCGTGGTCTACGATCAGGCGCGGGGCCTTGCCAATGTGGAGTTGGGCGTCCCGCTTGAACCACGCGCGATGTTTCGCATCGCCTCCATCACCAAGACCTTCACCGCCGCCGCGATCGTGAAGCTGGAGCAAGACGGCCGACTCTCACTCGAGGACCCTCTGTCAAAATACGTCCCCGAGATCCCCGGCGGCGACAAGATCACCCTCAAGACCCTGCTGGAGCACCGTTCGGGGATCGCCGACATCGTCCATCAGCTTCCGGCCGTCGGCGCCGACGGCGTCCTATCGACGGCCGAGGCGGTGGCCGCGATCGCCCCCCTCGCCCCCAAGTTCGCGCCGGGCGCACGCTTCGCCTACTCGAACTCGGGATATATCCTTCTGGGCGCAGTGATCGAGAAGGTCACTGGAAAGTCCTGGCACGACGCGGTGCTGTCGCTGACCGTCCCGGCGGATCTGGCGACCGGCGTCGTCTACGGAGACGCCCGCCGGCTGATCCCCAAGCGCGTGAACGGCTATATCGATGACCATGGCGTCGCGACCAACGCGTCGGCCATCGACTCCAGCATCCCGGCGGCGGCCGGCGGACTGATCGCCAATGCGCCCGCCCTAGGCCGCTGGATGCGCGCCCTATGCCAGGGCCGAATTGTCAGCGCTCAGGACTTCGCCCGTATGAGGGCCCCGGGCGGGCCGGACACAACAGGTCCGTACGGCTTGGGCCTGTACCTTTGGAAGGCGCGCGGCCAGGACCTGCCGGGCCATTCGGGCCAGATTGACGGCTTCACCTCCGCCGCGGCCTGCCTGCCGGACAGCGACGTGACCATCGTCATCCTGGCCAACAACGAAAACTTCGACGCGCGCGGCAATCTCCTGCGCACGGCGGCGATCATGCTGGACGAGCCCTATGTCGTGCCCCCGGCCGTAACGCCCACGCCAGCCGACATTGAGGCTCTGAGCGGTACCTTTGTCAGTCCGACGGGCGATGTGCGGACGATCTTCGCCAAGGATGGACGGCTCTACTCCCAACGCGGCGCTCGTGACCCTGCGCCGATGCAGATGTCGGCGACCCGCGTGTTGCGGTTTGACCCCGACGCGTTGGCCTACTTCATCCCGCAGCAAGATCGTGAGGGACGGGTGACGGCGCTCGATTTCTACCGCGACGGCGAAGGTCCGCCGGCCCGGTACGCCCGCTCGACGACGCCGGCTGAACCCGACGGCGCGGCGCGGTGA